GTGGTGGCAGCACGCGCATGGTCGTGACGCTCGCCGCGTTCATCGTCGGTTCGGTGGTCGCGACGGCGCATCTGCCCTGGTGGGAATCGCTGCCGCACATCAAGCCGGTCTCGCTGGTCAAGGTGTGGGGACTGTGGCCCGCGCTCATTGCCAATCTTGCACTGTTCGCCGCCATTGGTGTCTTCACACTGTGGGCCGAAAAGCGTCGCCATGGTCGGGTCGTCGGCGTGCCGATGACGCGCAGCGCGAAGGGCACGCCCGCATTGCTGCGTGGCCCGTGGCCGCTGTTGTGGGGGGCATTGGCGCTGGTGCTGCTCAACTATGCGACGCTCGCGCTGGCGGGCCGTCCGTGGGGCGTGACCTCGGCGTTTGCCCTGTGGGGCGCCAAGGCTTTCATGGCGCTTGGCGTTGACGTGGCGTCGTGGCCGTACTGGGCGAAGCAAGTCAATGTCCTGAACGCACCGGTGGCGCAAGACGTCACGACCGTGATGGACATCGGCATCATTCTCGGTGCGCTCGCCGCGGCGTCCATCGCAGGCAAGTTCGCCCCTGTGTGGAAGATTCCGTTGCGCTCGCTGCTCGCAGCCGTCGTGGGTGGGTTGCTGCTCGGTTACGGCGCGCGTCTGGCGTATGGCTGCAATATCGGCGCGTATTTCAGCGGCATCATTTCGGGCAGCCTGCATGGTTGGCTGTGGTTGGTGGCGGCGTTCTTCGGCAACGTGTTCGGCACGCGTCTGCGCCCGCTGTTCGGTCTGGAAGTGGAAACCACGCCGCGCGAAACCGGTTGCTGATCGGCGGCAGCGCGGAGTCTCCTGGCAGACTCGGTATCTGCCCAAAAGAAACGGCGCTCGCGATCACTCGCGGCGCCGTTTTTTCATGGACAGCGATGACGGCGATTACAGATAGAACATCTTCTCGCTGGTTTCCGTCTCCGGCTCGATGTGGCCGTCATAGAAAGCGAATACGGCCTTGAGGATTTCGTCGGGATCGTCGATGACCTGTACCAGATCGAGATCCTTTTCGCCGATGAGGCCCATCGGCAGCATCGTCGAGCGCACCCAGTCGAGCAGCCCTTTCCAGAACTCCGAGCCCACGAGAATCACGGGCACGTGGCGCGATTTCTGCGTCTGGATGAGGGTCAGGACTTCGGACAGTTCATCGAGCGTGCCGAAGCCGCCGGGCATGATCACGAAGGCGTCCGAGTTCTTCACGAACGTCACTTTACGCGTGAAGAAATGGCGGAAGCGCAGCGAGATGTCTTGATACTGATTGCCCTTCTGTTCGTGCGGCAATTCAATGTTCAGACCCACGGTGGGAGAGGCGCCGCCATGTGCGCCCTTGTTGGCCGCTTCCATGATGCCGGGCCCGCCGCCAGAGATCACCGCAAACCCGTTGTCGGAGAATTTGCGGGCGATGGTCATCGTCAGTTTGTAGAACGGCGATTTCGGCTTGATGCGCGCGCTGCCGTAGATGCTCACGGCCGGTCGGATCTCCGACAGGTACTCGGTGGCCTCGATGAACTCTGCCATAATCGTGAACATCTGCCACGATGCGCGCGCCTTTTTGGCAGTGGCGCGTTCATGGTCTGCCAGCATGCGCAGACTCGGTATCTCTTTTCTTCTCTTGGTCATATGTCGGAACAGCAAAGTCTGGAAGGTAAGACGCTCTTATTGGTCGATGGTTCGAGTTATCTTTATCGAGCCTATCACGCCCTGCCGGATTTGCGCGGCCCCAACGGCGAACCCACCGGGGCGCTGCACGGCATCGTCAATATGCTGCGCCGCATGCGTAAAGACGTACATGCAGAGTATAGCGCCTGCGTTTTCGACGCCAAGGGCAAGACCTTTCGCGACGATTGGTACCCCGAATACAAGGCGAATCGCCCTTCGATGCCGGAAGATCTGCGCGCACAGATCGAACCGATTCACGAAGCCGTGCGCGCCATGGGCTGGCCGCTGCTGATGATCGACGGCGTGGAAGCCGACGACGTGATCGGCACGCTGGCGAAACAGGCCGCCGAGCGCGGCATGCGCGTGGTGGTCTCCACGGGCGACAAGGATCTGGCGCAACTCGTGAACGATCGCGTCACGCTCGTGAACACGATGACCAACGAGACGCTCGACGCGGATGCCGTCACGGCGAAATTCGGCGTGCCCCCCGAGCGCATTGTCGACTACCTGACACTGGTGGGCGATACGGTCGATAACGTACCGGGCGTGGAAAAGTGCGGACCGAAGACGGCCGTCAAATGGCTCACGCAATACGGCGATCTCGATAACCTCGTCGCGAATGCGGCCGATGTGAAAGGGGCGGTGGGCGAGAATCTGCGCCGCGCGCTCGACTGGCTGCCGATGGGGCGCAAGCTCGTGACGGTCGCGCTCGATTGCGATCTCGCGCCGCAGGTGACCTCCATCGAGGCGAGCTTGCAGACGCAACCCGAAGACGTGGAGACGCTGCGCGATTTCTTCGCGCGCCACGGCTTCAAGACGCTGCTGCGCGAAGCCGAGACGGCCGTTGCCGCGCAGGCCGGAGAGGACGCGCCGGCACCGGTGGCCGACACGATCGAGCGTCAGTACGAAGCGGTGCTGACGTGGGAGCAGTTCGACGCGTGGCTGAAGATCATCGAAGCCGCCGAATTGACGGCATTCGACACAGAGACCACCTCGCTCGATGCCATGCAGGCGCAGCTTGTGGGCCTGTCGTTTTCCTGCGAGCCGGGGCGTGCCGCTTATATTCCCGTGGCGCATCGCGCGCCGGGCGAGGTCGAGCAATTGCCGCGCGACGAAGTGCTCGCGAGATTGAAGCATTGGCTTGAGAGTCCGGACCACAAGAAGGTCGGTCAGAACCTGAAGTACGACTCGCATGTGCTCGAGAATTACGGCATCTTGCTGGGCGGTATCGCCCACGACACGCTGCTTCAGTCATACGTGGTCGAATCGCACCGCAGCCACGATATGGATAGTCTGGCGTCGCGTCACCTCGGTGTGACGACGATCAAGTATGAGGACGTGTGCGGCAAGGGCGCCAAGCAGATCGGTTTCGACGATGTCGGTATCGAACAGGCCACGGCATACGCGGCGGAGGACGCCGATATCACGTTGCGTTTGCACCGCGCGCTCTATCCCGATGTCGCGCGCGAAGCCACGCTGGAATTCGTCTACAGCAACATTGAAATGCCGACGGCACGTGTGCTCCAGCGTATGGAGCGCAATGGGGTGCTCGTCGATTCGGCACGCCTCGCCGCGCAAAGCGACGAAATCGGCCACAAGCTGATTGCGCTGGAAACCGAGGCCTACGCCTTGGCCGGGCAGCAATTCAACCTGAATTCACCCAAGCAGATCGGGGATATCTTCTTCACGCAACTGCAACTGCCGGTCGTCAAGAAGACGGCCAGCGGTGCACCATCGACCGATGAGGAAGTGCTTCAGAAGCTGGCCGAGGATTATCCGTTGCCGAAGGTGTTGCTCGACTACCGAGGCCTGGCCAAGCTCAAGTCGACCTATACCGACAAGTTGCCGAAGATGGTGAATCCGTCGACCGGGCGAGTCCACACGAACTATGCACAGGCGGTCGCGATCACCGGACGTCTGGCGTCGAACGATCCGAATTTGCAGAACATTCCGGTGCGCACGGCCGAGGGGCGTCGTATTCGCGAGGCGTTCATTGCGCCGCCGGGCAGCCAACTGGTTTCCGCCGACTATTCGCAGATCGAGTTGCGCATCATGGCGCATATCTCGGGCGACGAAAGCCTGCTGCGCGCGTTTGCCAACGGCGAGGACATCCACCGGGCAACGGCGGCGGAAATCTTTGCCGTCACGCCGCTCGAAGTCTCTTCCGAGCAGCGTCGCTACGCCAAGGTCATCAACTTCGGTCTGATCTACGGCATGAGCGCGTTTGGCTTGGCCGCGAACCTCGGGATCGAGCGAGACGCCGCCAAGCAATACATCGACCGCTACTTCATGCGTTACCCCGGCGTGGCGCGTTATATGGACGAGACGCGCAAGAGCGCCAAGGCGCGCGGCTTTGTCGAGACGGTGTTCGGCCGCCGGTTGTGGCTGCCGGATATCAACGGTGGCAACGGCCCGCGCCGTCAGGCCGCCGAGCGCGCCGCCATCAACGCGCCGATGCAGGGCACGGCCGCCGATCTCATCAAGCTGTCGATGATCGCCGTGCAGCGCTGGCTGGACGATAGCGGCTTGCAGACGCGTCAGATCATGCAGGTGCACGATGAACTGGTGCTGGAAGTGCCTGATCACGAACTGGCCGAGGTTCGCAAGCGTTTGCCGGAACTGATGTGCGGCGTGGCAAAGCTGCGTGTGCCGCTCGTCGCCGAAGTCGGCGTTGGCGAGAATTGGGAACAGGCCCACTGACGCATTGGGCTGGGCTCACACCTAAAACACGGGCTGCGGCGCAAGCGGCAGCACGCTTTGACCGTCGCCACGAGCGCGTTCCTCAATAGCGGAAATAGGGATGCAGGCATACCCTAAGTCCGCACTCTGCGGTAAGGTAATCGCTATCGCCGGGCTGGCAGTTGCCGACCGGCCGGACGGTTTTCCAAGCACGGGGAGTTATCGTGAGTGTGCATCGAATTGTTGTGGTCGGCGGTGGCGCCGGCGGTCTGGAGCTTGTCACCCGGTTGGGCGACAAGTACGGGCGTGGCAAGGACGTTCAGATTACGTTGGTCGACCGTTCGCTGTCGCACATCTGGAAACCGTTGCTGCATGAGGTCGCCGCTGGTGTCATGGACACCGCGACGCACCAGCTTTCTTACGTCGCGCAGGCCAACTGGCACCACTTCGAGTTTGCTGCGGGCGAGATGATCGGACTGGATCGCACGGCCAAGACGATTCGGCTGGCTGCGGTGCCGGCGGCGGCCGACGAAGGCGAGGGCGACCTGCTGCCTGAGCGCACCTTGCCTTACGACACGCTCGTGCTCGCCATGGGCAGCACCACGAACTTCTTCGGCGTGCCCGGGGCGCAGGAAAATACCATTGCACTGGATACGGTCGAGCAGGCCGAGCGCTTCCGTCGTCGTCTGATGGCGGCTTGCGTGCGGGCGCAAAACGAGGCCGAAGCGCCGGCAGGGCAGAATGCCGCCCCGAGCGAAGGCACGCAGGGCGGCGGAGCGCTCGTGTCGGCATCGGCACGTCGCAAGGTCAATCTGGTCATCGTCGGGGCAGGGGCAACGGGCGTGGAGCTTTCCGCCGAGCTGCGCAACACGGCCGAAGTGCTTCGCTCTTACGGTCTGAAGCTCGATCCGCGCAAGGACGTGGGCATCACCATCATCGAATCGAGTCCGCGCATTCTGAAGGCGCTGCCCGAGCGCGTATCGGGTGCCGTTGCCGGGTTGCTTGGCAAGCTGGACGTCGACATTCTGTGCGGCGATTCGGTCGCCGAGGTGCGCAAGAACGAAGTGACCACCACCAGCGGCAAGGTGCTGCCGGCGGATATCACGGTCTGGTCGGCGGGGATCACGGCGCCGCCGGTGCTCGGTACGCTGGGGCTCGCCGTCAATCGCCTGAATCAGATCGAAGTCCTGCCGACGCTGCAAAGCAAGACCGATCCCGACATCTTTGCTTTCGGCGATTGCGCGAGTTGCGAGTGGCCGGAGCACGGCTTCGTGCCGCCGCGCGCGCAAGCTGCACACCAGCAGGCAAGTTTTCTGGTCAAGGCCATCGAGGCGAGGCTCAAGGGACAAAGCCTGCCGGCGTTCACCTATCGCGATTTCGGGTCGCTCGTCTCGCTGGGCAAGTTCAGCGCGGTGGGTAATCTGATGGGCGGGTTGATCGGCGGCAGCATGTTCATCGAGGGGCTCTTTGCGCGAGTGATGTACACGTCGCTCTATCGCATGCATGTGGCGGCGCTGCATGGTGTCTGGCGCATGATGCTCGATACGGTGGCCAACCGTCTGCGACGCTCCACCGTGCCGCGCGTGAAGCTGCATTGACGTTTGACGCGAGAGGAGCGAGTGCGCTGCCTCTCCCGTCAGAAGGCCTGACTCGGCGGGACGGTCGTGGTTTCGGAGGATTCCGACCACGAACGCGCCGGCGTCCGAGTGCAATGGCTTCCCCTCTCTAGTAATATCCGAACGTCCGGCCCCGGACCGACGGTTCTCCGTCGTTTCCGTTGGCGGTTATCCCGGCAATTCTTCTACCGACGCTTTTCTCTGGAGTGCGACATGTCGCAAGCGGATCTGGATAGTCTCGTGCCCGAAGTGGCGCCACGTAATCGACGCGATTTTCTGAAGACCGCAGTGGGTTCGGCGTTCGCGCTGGCCGTGCTGCCGGTGGCTGCGGAAACCATCACTACGGATACACAAGGCCTCGAGGCGGGCGAAGTCATGCTCGACGTGCCGGGTATCAAGATGCCGGTCTACTACGCGAAGCCGGCGGGCAAGACGCATTTGCCGACCGTGATCGTCGTCTCGGAGATCTTCGGGGTGCATCAGCATATTGCCGACATCTGCCGCCGCTTCGCCAAGCTCGGCTATCTGGCATTGGCGCCGGAACTGTTTGCACGCGCGGGCGATCCGCAGTCGTTGGGAACGATTGCCGAGATCCAGTCGCAAATCGTCTCGAAGACACCGGACAAGCAGGTGTTGAGCGATATCGACGCGACGCTCAAATGGGCGGTGGCCAATGGCGGCGATGAGAAGCGTCTCGGGATCACCGGTTTCTGTTGGGGCGGACGCGTGGCGTGGCTGTACGACGCCCATAACCCGAATGTGAAGGCGGCGGTCGCGTGGTACGGGCGCATCGTCGGCGACAAGAGCGCGAACTTCCCGCAGAACCCGATCGATATCGCGGGCAAGCTGCACGGGCCGCTGCTCGGTCTGTACGGCGGCAAGGACACGGGTATTCCAGTCGCAAGCGTCGAACAGGCGCGAGAGGCGCTGGCCAAGGGCAATGCGGCGTCGAAGGGCTCGGAGCTAAAAGTATTCCCGAATTCGGGGCACGCTTTCTTCGCGGACTACCGGGCGAGCTATGTCGAGGCCGATGCCAAAGAAGGCTGGACGCTGGCGTTGGACTGGTTCCGCAAGCACGGCGTAGCGTGAGTTGCCGATGTTGCCGATGGTCCGGCCGAACCGTCGGACGGAGTGAAGGCATCGGGCAAGTCCGGCACATTGTGCGTGTCGCGCCTATCGAGCGTGCCGGACGTTGTCGCGCTTTGTGGGCCGACGGTTTGCCTGTCACGGAAAAAGCTGGTTAAATCGCCGGCTTGCCTGCGGGAGAATCACCATCGACGCCATCTTCATATTCATCGTTATCGCCACGCTGGCTTCCGGCGTGCTGAGCCTTGCCGGGGCGGCATCGCTGTCGCTTGGCCTGCTTTCGAGGCTCATCGACAAGATGGTGAGTTTCTCGGCGGGCGTGTTGCTCGGCACCGCACTGTTGCATTTGCTGCCGGAGAGTCTGGAGTCGCACGTCGACGCTCACGTCATCACGCGCTGGCTGCTGGGTGGGCTGCTTGGGTTCTTCCTGCTAGAGAAGCTGGCGCTCTTGCGCCACAGCCACCATCACGAGGGCGACGGGCATCACCATGAACACGGGCATGACGCCCACGAAGCAGGCAAGGGCGGCTGGATGATTCTGGTCGGTAGCGCGATTCACAACTTTGCCGACGGTGTCGTGATTGCGGCAGCGTTTCTCACCGATCCGCGCCTCGGTGTGGCCGCAACGGTGTCGATCACCGTTCACGAGGTGGCGCACAAGCTCGGTGACTTCATGGTGCTGCTGAATGCGGGCTTCAAGCGTCGCAAAGCGTTGGTGCTGACGTTGGCGTCGAGCTTGACGGCCCTGGCCGGAGGCGTGCTTGGGTACTTCATGCTCGACCGTCTGCAAAGCCTGATTCCGTACCTGCTGGCGCTGGCGGCGAGCAGCTTTATCTATATCGCGGTGTCGGACCTGATGCCGCAAATGCAGCGCCGGACGTCGCCGCGCGATGCGCTGCCGCAGATTTTGCTGATTGCTGTCGGGCTGACGCTGGTGGTATGGCTCAACGGTCATGATCACGACCACGATCATGGGCACGACCATAAGGACGGCGGCAGCGCCCTCGCCATGTCGACGACGTCCCCGGTGATGGGGGCCGACGGCAGCGGCGTTGCGACAAATGGCAAGTCGCCACATTGATGGCGTCACGCGGTTCGCGACGATGATTGTCGGGGCCTGTCGCAATGAAGAAGGGCGTCCCTGCGGACGCCCTTCTTCATTTCAGCGGTGTCGACAGCGCAGATGCCATGGGCGACTTACGGCTGCGCTCCGGTGGCGACCGGGCGACGCTTGTCGGCACACCATTCACTCCACGACCCCGGATAGAGGCTGGCGCCGTGCAGTCCGGCCACCTCCATCGCGAGCAGATTGTGACAGGCGGTCACGCCGGAGCCGCATTGCGAGATGACCCGTTCCGGCTGGCGATCCTTGCCAATGACCTGGGTGAACTCTTCGCGAAGCGTGGCGGCAGGCTTGAAACGGCCATCAGGACCGAGGTTGTCCTTGAAGAAGCGATTGGCCGCGCCAGGAATGTGGCCGCCAATCGGGTCGAGGGTTTCGTTTTCGCCTCGATAACGATCCGGCGCGCGGGCGTCGATGACCAGACGTTCGTGAGACGTCAGATTGCGCTCGATGGCCGCTGCGTCTGCGGTCGTGGCGAGCGGCTCGCCGGGGCTGAAGTCGCCGGCCGGCGGCGTCTCGGGTGGAGCGGCATCGAGCTTGAACCCTGCGGCTTCCCAGGCTTGCAGGCCGCCGTCGAGCACCGCAACCGATTCATGGCCGAGCCAACGCAGCAACCACCACAGACGGGCCGCGTACATACCGCCCTGGGCGTCGTAAGCGACGGCCTGCTGGCCTTTCGAGAGCCCGCAGTCGGCCAGGTGCCGCACGAGTGCATCGCGATCGGGCAGCGGATGGCGGCCGTTCTTGCCGGTCGGCTTTCCGGACAGATCGCGTTCGAGGTGCGCGTAGAACGCGCCGAAGATGTGACCGTCAACATAGGCGGCTTCACCTGCCGCAGGATTGGCGAGGTCGAAACGGCAATCGAAGATGACCACCGGGGCACCGCCACCGGCGGCAGTTTGCATCAGCGCATCGAGATTTTGCGGACTGATGAGCGTGGTGAAATGCGTGTGAATCATGACGTCTCCGCAGACGGGCGTGGGGGAATCGTTCAGCGGGAACTGACCGAGCTGCTTGCCGGGCGGACGGTGCCCGCAACCACGTGGAGAGCACTGTCGGTGGCCGCGAGCGTTGCCGAGGGCGCTTGGGCGCCCTGGGGATACACATCCGGCGGCGGCCGTCAGGCCGGTGCCGACGGCCGGCGCAGTGCCGTCATGCCGCTCGCCACAATCAGCAGCATGCCGATCCAGCCGGCCAGTGCGGGCCAATCGCCCCAGACAAGCATGCTGATCAGTGTAGCGAAGATTACGCCGGAATATTGCAGATTCGCAGTGACAAGCGTGTTGCCCAGGCTGAAGGCGCGAGTGAGGGCGGTTTGCGCGATGAGCGCGGCAATGCCGATGCCGAGCATCAGTGCAGTGCCGCGCCAGGATAGCGGATGCATGCCTTCGATGGCGACCCAGCCGAGACCCAGCAGCACGCCGCCGAGCGAGAAATAGAAGACGATGCGCCAGTCGGGTTCGCCTGCCGCGCCAAGCTCCTTGACCTGCATGTAGGCGACTGCGGAGAACACACCCGAGACAACGCCTGCGACACCGCCACCCCAAGCCTGACTGTCGATGGTCGGCTGGAGCAGCAGCGCCACCCCGACGAATCCGGCAAAGATCGCGGCGACCAGGCGGAAATCGGTCCGCAGGCTGCCCCGCATGGCGGCAGTCGCCATGACGATCAGCGAAATCCAGATCGGCGACATGTAATTGAGCGTCATCGCCGTTGATAGCGGCAATTGCGTGAGCGAATAGAACCAGAGGCCGAGCGAGATGACGCCGGCCGTGCTGCGTTTGACGTGCGACCCAAGGTGTCGGGTACGGATCGTCTGACCTCGCAGGCCCGCGATCGCCAGCAAGACGATGACGCCGATAAGGCTGCGGTAGAGAACGATTTCGCCGGTGTTGTATTCGTTTGCCGCCAGCTTGATGAAGAGCCCCATCAACGTGAACATGAAGGCGGAGACCAACATCCAGAGCGATTGCATGGCGAATTGTGGCCGATGGACGGCGAAGAAGCGCGTTTTGTGCGGAACGCGGGCGACTCGTGCGGCATCAGTGGTTGCCGTGCGGTCATATCTGAAGCATGGCAACGATTCTAACGAAAACGGCGGACCGATGGTCCGCCGTTCCGTGAAAATTCGGCAAATATTTAATTCAGTCTCGCCGCCGCCACATCGTCGCCGGACAGGACTTCAGCCGGACGTTTCTGCATTCTCACTCGGTGAGAGGCTTCTGGGCCGAAGCGTTCAGAAGTCGCCCATCTGCCGACGCAGGAACTCGTGGAAATGTTGCATGCCGTCTTCCATCGGGCTCTGATAAGGGCCAACCTCAGACACGCCGCGCTCGAACAGGGCGCGACGCCCGGCGTCCATGCGCTCGGCGATCTCGTCGTCCTCGCGGGCCGTCTCCATGTACGCGGCACGCTCCGCTTCGATGAATTCGCGTTCAAAGAGCGCAATTTCCTCGGGGTAATAGAATTCGACGATGTTCGTCGTCTTCTGCGGACCGCGCGGAATGAGCCACGACACCACGAGCACATGCGGATACCACTCGATCATCAGATGCGGGTAGTACACCATCCAGATCGCGCCGAAGTCGGGGGGGACCCCTTCGCGGTAACGTAGCAGCACGTCGTGCCAGTCCCGATAGATCGGGCTGCCCGGCTTGGCGAGGCCTTCGTGCACGCCGACCGTCTGGACACTGTACCAGTCGCCGAACTCCCAGCTCAGGTCTTCGCACGAGACGAAGCTGCCCAGTCCCGGATGGAACGGCACGACATGGTAGTCCTCGAGATAAACCTCGATGAACGTCTTCCAGTTGTAGTTACATTCGTGCACTTCGACGTGATCGAACATGAAGTTCGAAAAGTCGAGATGGTGCTTCACGCCCAGGCGGGCGAGATCGGCTTGCACGTCGCGGCCTTCGGCTTCGAACAGCAGCCCGTTCCAGCGTTGCAGCGGGAACTTGCCGAGGTTCAGGCACGGCTTCTCCGGGAAATGCGGCGCGCCGAGCAGTTCGCCCGTCGTGTCGTAAGTCCAGCGATGGAGCGGGCACACGATGTTGCGTGCTTTTCCGCGCCCATTGAGCATGACCGCCTGGCGATGACGGCAGACGTTCGAGAGCAGTTCAATGCCGCTGTGCTCGCCCGCGCCATTGCGGACCAGCATGCGGCCTTCCTGCTCAGCCGGCAGGGCGAAATAGTCGCCCGTTTCCGGCACCATCAGTTCGTGACCTACGTAACGAGGCCCGTGTTTGAATAGGACTTCACGTTCGCGTGCGAGGAGCGCCTCGTCGAAATACGTGTAGACCGGCAATTGGCTCGAGGCCGGTTTCAATTGCAAAGCGCTGCTTAGATTGGACATTCCCACTCCCGTCGAGCTTGAAAGCAGTGAACAACCCAACCATCGAAAAATCGATTTAGGGAACCGACGATTATACCCGGTATGCACTGTCGGGGGCTGCTAAGTCCATGATTTGCGTTAAATATTGTCCGAAATTTGTCATCGCGAACGGTTTTCAGGCAATTTACGCTCTGCGAGCTGGCGCGCTTTTGCCGTAAAATGGAACATTCGACCTGAATTTTGCGTTTATGGCCAAGACTGCAAAGTCGCAAGACGCGGCGCCCGAGGTGCCGCAGGACCTGCCCGAGACCTACGAAGCTGCGCTCGCCGAGCTGGAAAAGCTTGTAGGGCGTATGGAGGGCGGTGAGCTGGGGCTGGAGGAGTCGCTCGGCGCCTACCGGCGCGGTGCTGTGCTCGTGAAGTACTGCCAGGGCCTGCTCGAGAAGGTGGAGCAGCAGGTCAAGGTGCTCGAAGGCGAAACGCTCAAACCGCTGGAGGCGGCGCGCGACGACTTCTGAACGACGTCTGGCCATAGGGCAATATGGCGACACGATAGCGCGACCTACGACCCAAAGCGTTCCAGGTTGGCCCCCGGGGCGACTCAATAACACGCACGGCCTGAAGGGCACGTGCAGGATGAAGACGATGGCGGATCAGAATATCAAGGCCTGGATGCAGGCCGTGCAGGCCCGTGTGGAACAGGCGCTCGACGCCGCGCTGCCCAAGGCAGCCGATGGCGGCTCGGCGCGACTCAACGAATCGATGCGTTATGCGGTGCTCGGTGGCGGCAAGCGGGTGCGCCCGCTGCTGTGCTTTGCCGCCGGCGAAGTGACGCAGGCCAGCGAGACGGCCCTCGATCGTGCGGCTTGCGCCGTGGAAATGATCCACGCCTATTCGTTGGTGCATGACGATCTGCCGTGCATGGACGACGACGATCTGCGCCGTGGCAAGCCAACGGTACACGTGCAATATGACGAAGCGACCGGCCTGCTCGCAGGGGACGGTCTGCAAACGCAGGCGTTTGCATTGCTTGGCGAAGCCACGGCCGATCTGAGCGCTGCGCAATCGCTTGCCCTGGTGCGCGAACTGGCGCTGGCTTCGGGGGCGCTTGGCATGGCTGGTGGTCAGGCTATCGATCTGGAGAGCGTCGGCATCAAGCTCACGCAGTCGCAGCTGGAAAACATGCATCGCCTGAAGACGGGGGCATTGTTGCGCGCCTCGCTGCGTATGGGAGCGATCTGCGGCCGTGCATTGTCTGACGACGAAACGGTGGCGCTGGATGCCTATGCCGCAGCCGTGGGGCTGGCCTTCCAGGTTGTGGACGATATTCTCGATACCACGGCCGATTCGGCCACGCTCGGCAAGACGGCGGGCAAGGATGCCGCCAATGACAAGCCGACCTACGTGTCGCTGATGGGCCTCGACGGCGCGCGTGCCTACGCAGAAAAGCTGCGTGCCGACGCGCACGCGGCGAGTGTGTCGCTTGGCAATGCGGACCGGTTGCGCGCTTTGGCCGATTACGTGGTCGATCGCATCAACTGACCGGCAGATTGGCCGGACTGGCAAGTTTCGAGGCGGCCTCCGAGCAGGACAGGATCACGGGATCCGGGGGCGGTTGCAGTAAACATAAGTAAGGGGCAAGGAGGGTCGGCGCGATCTCCCCACAGAACGCACCGGCAGGAGATCGGATCCGCTCACTGGGGGAGCTGCCCGATAAAAACGCCTATCTATGGAACGACGATGTACGAACTTCTAAATACCATCGATGACCCGGCCGCGTTGCGGCGTCTGGAGCGTCGCCAACTTGCGCCGTTGGCCGAAGAGCTGCGTGCCTTCGTGCTCGA
This window of the Pandoraea fibrosis genome carries:
- a CDS encoding sulfurtransferase is translated as MIHTHFTTLISPQNLDALMQTAAGGGAPVVIFDCRFDLANPAAGEAAYVDGHIFGAFYAHLERDLSGKPTGKNGRHPLPDRDALVRHLADCGLSKGQQAVAYDAQGGMYAARLWWLLRWLGHESVAVLDGGLQAWEAAGFKLDAAPPETPPAGDFSPGEPLATTADAAAIERNLTSHERLVIDARAPDRYRGENETLDPIGGHIPGAANRFFKDNLGPDGRFKPAATLREEFTQVIGKDRQPERVISQCGSGVTACHNLLAMEVAGLHGASLYPGSWSEWCADKRRPVATGAQP
- a CDS encoding polyprenyl synthetase family protein, whose protein sequence is MKTMADQNIKAWMQAVQARVEQALDAALPKAADGGSARLNESMRYAVLGGGKRVRPLLCFAAGEVTQASETALDRAACAVEMIHAYSLVHDDLPCMDDDDLRRGKPTVHVQYDEATGLLAGDGLQTQAFALLGEATADLSAAQSLALVRELALASGALGMAGGQAIDLESVGIKLTQSQLENMHRLKTGALLRASLRMGAICGRALSDDETVALDAYAAAVGLAFQVVDDILDTTADSATLGKTAGKDAANDKPTYVSLMGLDGARAYAEKLRADAHAASVSLGNADRLRALADYVVDRIN
- a CDS encoding DMT family transporter produces the protein MQSLWMLVSAFMFTLMGLFIKLAANEYNTGEIVLYRSLIGVIVLLAIAGLRGQTIRTRHLGSHVKRSTAGVISLGLWFYSLTQLPLSTAMTLNYMSPIWISLIVMATAAMRGSLRTDFRLVAAIFAGFVGVALLLQPTIDSQAWGGGVAGVVSGVFSAVAYMQVKELGAAGEPDWRIVFYFSLGGVLLGLGWVAIEGMHPLSWRGTALMLGIGIAALIAQTALTRAFSLGNTLVTANLQYSGVIFATLISMLVWGDWPALAGWIGMLLIVASGMTALRRPSAPA
- a CDS encoding ZIP family metal transporter, with the translated sequence MLSLAGAASLSLGLLSRLIDKMVSFSAGVLLGTALLHLLPESLESHVDAHVITRWLLGGLLGFFLLEKLALLRHSHHHEGDGHHHEHGHDAHEAGKGGWMILVGSAIHNFADGVVIAAAFLTDPRLGVAATVSITVHEVAHKLGDFMVLLNAGFKRRKALVLTLASSLTALAGGVLGYFMLDRLQSLIPYLLALAASSFIYIAVSDLMPQMQRRTSPRDALPQILLIAVGLTLVVWLNGHDHDHDHGHDHKDGGSALAMSTTSPVMGADGSGVATNGKSPH
- a CDS encoding exodeoxyribonuclease VII small subunit, yielding MAKTAKSQDAAPEVPQDLPETYEAALAELEKLVGRMEGGELGLEESLGAYRRGAVLVKYCQGLLEKVEQQVKVLEGETLKPLEAARDDF
- a CDS encoding aromatic ring-hydroxylating oxygenase subunit alpha, which codes for MSNLSSALQLKPASSQLPVYTYFDEALLAREREVLFKHGPRYVGHELMVPETGDYFALPAEQEGRMLVRNGAGEHSGIELLSNVCRHRQAVMLNGRGKARNIVCPLHRWTYDTTGELLGAPHFPEKPCLNLGKFPLQRWNGLLFEAEGRDVQADLARLGVKHHLDFSNFMFDHVEVHECNYNWKTFIEVYLEDYHVVPFHPGLGSFVSCEDLSWEFGDWYSVQTVGVHEGLAKPGSPIYRDWHDVLLRYREGVPPDFGAIWMVYYPHLMIEWYPHVLVVSWLIPRGPQKTTNIVEFYYPEEIALFEREFIEAERAAYMETAREDDEIAERMDAGRRALFERGVSEVGPYQSPMEDGMQHFHEFLRRQMGDF